In the genome of Paraburkholderia azotifigens, the window TCTCTCGCGATCAAGGAGCCTCGAAATGAAGCAACTTCTTCTCAGCCTCGTGGTAACGGCAGGTGTGGCAGCCATGTCGAGTGCCTATGCACAGGACACGCCCACAGACAGCCACCCAATGGATCAGACTCAGGCGCAATCGGCCAGTCCGGCAACGGATACGGGCCAGGGCGGCGTCAATTGGGGCAGCGCGGCGCAAGGTGCGCGCAACACACAGGAGACGCGGCAGGACGTGCGCCAGCAGTTGATCCAGTCGGAACGCGACGGGCAACTCGAGCAACTCAATCGCACCACCTACAAGGGCAATTGATCCCTTTGACCATCAAGGCTTCGGAATGCGGATGCGGCTGATCATCAGCGATCCGGAAAGACCATATACCAGCGTCAATGGATGCAGTACATAACCTGCAATGCGCCATTCGCCGAACCATAATTGCGGACCGAGAGCCCCTTGCCATGCGGCGATGGCGAGCAGCAGGACAATCGCGAACGATGTCGGGATAGGCGTACCTTCGAAGTGGGTCACTTTCCCCGTACCGCCCGACATCGTCTCCGTCGTCACGTTGTAGCGCGCGAGCCGCGATACGCCGCACGCCACGAAATACGCGAGCAGAACGCGGTCATAGAGTCCGCGCATTCCACAACCGTAGCCGATGATGGCGGGCGCCACGCCGAACGAAATCACATCGGCTAGCGAATCCAGTTCCTTTCCCAGCAGCGAAGCCTTCTGGCGCCAGCGCGCGATGCGCCCGTCCAGCACGTCGAACACGAGTGCGGCGAACACGAGTGCACTGGCGAAGTACACGTGCATCACTTGCGCGCTGTCGAGGTAACTCATCATCGAAAACAGCGCGCCTGTGCCGCAAATGGCATTGCCGAGCGTGAACCAGTCGGCGAGATGAAACTCGCGGATCATCGAAAAGCGCTTCATGTTGGCCTTTTTGTTCAGCAATAAGACACGACTATAAACCTTACGGCGACCTACCAGGCCTGCAAGACGCGTGCCTCGGCCATTGCCCGACGGCTCGGGCGTCCGCGCATGAAATGGTCGTCCCGCGCCGAATATGGCAAAACTGCCATTTTCGCGTCATCGGTTTGTTGGGGCTATCGAATTAGCATTAACACCAGGTTGCCGCGGACGCGCAGCGAGACACTGACGCCGCCGCCTCATGTCACGCTTGCGCGCTTCTTTCGGATATCAACACCTGTATGTGGATCGTCAATCTCGCATTGAAGCGGCCGTACACGTTCATCGTGATGGCCATACTGATCGTGCTGGCGACGCCATTCGTGCTGTTCACCACGCCCGTCGACGTGCTGCCGGAAATCAACATTCCCGTCGTCAGCATCATCTGGAATTACACAGGTCTGTCGGCCCAGGACATGGCGAACCGCATCACGTCCGTCAACGAGCGCAGCCTGACGACGACGGTCAACGACATCGAACACATCGAGTCCCAATCGCTCGCGGGCATCGCGATCATCAAGCTCTTCCTGCAGCCGAATGCGAACATCCAGACGGCCATCGCGCAAACGGTCGCCGTCGAACAGGCGCAATTGAAGCAGATGCCGCCCGGCGCGACGCCGCCGCTCGTCATCAGCTATTCGGCGTCGAGCATTCCCGTCATTCAACTCGGCCTGTCGAGTCCACGTCTGTCCGAGCAGGAGCTGAACGACACGGCGCTCAATTTTCTGCGCCCGCAACTCGTGACCATTCCGGGTGCAGCCGTGCCCTATCCATACGGCGGCAAGAGCCGCCTGATTTCCGTCGATCTCGACACGCGCGCGCTGCTGGCAAAGGGGCTCACGCCGCTCGACGTCGTCAATGCCGTCAACGCGCAAAACCTGATCCTGCCGACGGGCACCGCGAAAATCGGCCCCAAGGAGTACACGGTCAACATGAACGGCTCGCCGACGACCGTTGCGGGCCTCAACGACATCCCGGTGCGCACGGTGAATGGCGCGACGACGTATCTGCGCGAAGTGGCGCATGTGCGCGACGGCTTCTCTCCGCAGACGAACATCGTGCGCGAGAACGGCCGGCGCGGCGTGCTGATCTCGATTCTGAAGACGGGCAGTGCGTCGACCCTGTCGATCGTCAATACGCTGCGCGATCTGTTGCCGAACGCGCAGGCCGCGCTGCCGTCCGACATCAAGGTCACGGCGCTGTTCGATCAATCCGTGTTCGTGAAGGCCGCGATTCGCGGCGTAGTACGCGAGGCCGTGATCGCCGCTGCGCTGACGGCGGCGATGATCCTGCTGTTTCTCGGCAACTGGCGCAGCACCTGCATCATCGCGATCTCGATTCCGCTTTCCATCCTGACTTCGCTGATCGCGCTGCACGCGCTCGGGCAGACGATCAACATCATGACACTGGGCGGCCTCGCGCTCGCGGTCGGCATTCTCGTCGACGATGCGACCGTGACGATCGAGAACATCGAACGGCATCTGCATTTAGGCACGAATCTGCACGATGCGATTCTCGATGGCGCTGGCGAAATCGCGATTCCCGCGCTCGTCTCGACGCTGTGCATCTGCATCGTGTTCGTGCCGATGTTCTTCCTGACGGGCGTCGCGCGCTATCTGTTCGTGCCGCTCGCGGAAGCCGTGGTGTTCGCGATGCTCGCATCGTACGTGCTGTCGAGAACCCTCGTGCCGACGCTCGCGATGCTGCTGATGGGCCATGCGCACAAGCACGACCCGAAAGCACGGCCGAATCTTTTCGTGCGTCTGCATCGCCGTTTCGATCGCAGCTTCGAGACGATGCGCGCCGCGTACATCATGGTGCTCAGCAGTCTGCTGGTGCGGCGCCGACTGTTCGGCTCGCTGTTTCTCGGCTTTTGCATGGTCTCTCTGGCGCTCGTATTCGTGTTGGGCGAGGACTTCTTTCCGCGCGTCGACGCAGGCCAGATACGCCTGCACATGCGCGCGCCGACGGGCACGCGTATCGAAGAAACGGCACGGCTCGCCGATCAGGTCGAGAAGGTGGTGCGCGAAGTGATTCCGCCCAATGAGCTGAGCACGGTGCTCGACAATCTCGGCTTGCCGTATAGCGGCATCAATCTGTCGTACAGCAATGCGGGCACGATCGGCACGCTCGATGGCGAGATCCAGGTTGCACTGAACGAAGACCACAAGCCGAGCCTCGACTATATCGACCGCTTGCGCGCGCTGTTGCCGCAGCGCTTTCCGGGCACCGAGTTCTTCTTTCAACCCGCCGATATCGTCACGCAGATCCTCAACTTCGGCTTGCCCGCTGCCGTCGATGTGCAGATCGTCGGTTCGAATCAGGAAGGCAATCTTGAGATCGCGAGAAAGCTGCTCAAATAGATCCGCACGATTCCCGGCGCCGTCGATTCTCACATCCAGCAGAAGCTCGACGAGCCTGTGATCAATCTGCAGATGGACCGTACGCGTTTGCAGCAGTTGAATCTGAACGCGAACAACGTCGCGCAGAACGTGCTGATTTCGCTGTCGGGCAGCTCGCAGACGTCGCCTGGATTCTGGTTCAATCCGCGCAACGGCGTCGAGTACAACCTCGCCGTGCAGACGCCGCAGTACCAGATTTCGTCGGTGGATCAGCTGTTGCGCACGCCCGTATCGGCGTCGTCGACGGGACCGATACAACTGCTCGGCAATCTCGTGCAGGTGTCGCCGCAGAACCAGTTCGCGATGGTCACGCATTACAACATTCGCCCTGTGATCGATGTGTTCGTCAGTGTCGAAGGACGCGACCTCGGCAGCGTCGACAGGCAGATCGAAAAGCTCGTCGGGCAGGCGCGCGCGAGTCTGCCGCGCGGCAGCCAGATCGCGATTCGCGGCCAGGTGCAGACGATGCGCACGTCGTACTTCGGACTCGGCATCGGCGTCGCGATGGCGATCGTGCTCGTGTATCTGCTGATCGTCGTGAACTTCCAGTCGTGGATCGATCCCCTCATCATCGTGAGCGCGTTGCCCGCGGCATTGGCGGGCATCGTGTGGATGCTGTTTTTGACGGGCACGCATCTGAGCGTGCCAGCGTTGACGGGCGCCATCATGACAATGGGCGTCGCGACGGCGAACAGCATTCTGATGGTGTCGTTCGCGCGTCAGCGTCTGACGGCGGGCGCGCCGCCGCTCACAGCCGCGCTCGAAGCCGGCGCAAGCCGGATCCGGCCGGTGCTGATGACCGCGTTCGCGATGATCATCGGCATGATCCCCATGGCGCTCGGTCTCGGCGAAGGCGCGGAACAGAATGCGCCGCTCGGCCGCGCGGTGATCGGCGGCCTGCTGTTCGCGACGGTGTCGACACTCTTCTTCGTGCCGCTCGTGTTCGCGGGCATTCATAGCCGGCTCGCGCATCGCAAGTCTGCACGCGAGCGCGACGATTCGCAGCGCGGCACGCATCACTCACAGAACGGCCGTGACGATGCACACGGACACAGCCCGAACACGGACGATCGAGATGACTGAAAAGACTCACTCTTCGCTAGCGATTCCCGCGCGGGAAACCCAGGATGGGCACGCGTTGCCGCCGCGCCATCGCGAGTGGCGCCGCGCGAAGATCGCGATCGTGATTGTGTTGCTGCTGCTCGCGGCAGGCGCGTTGCGCACGGTGGTCGCGAACATCATGCAAGGCCGCTCGATCTCGCAGATGACGCAGCAAAACGCGAAGCAATACGTCGATGTCGTGACGCCCGCGCAGGCCGATGGCACCAGCGGCGTAACCGTATTGCCCGGCACGTTGCGCGGCTATGTCGAGTCGCCGATCTACGCGCGTGCCACCGGTTATCTGCTGCACTGGTATGCGGACATCGGCGCGCGCGTGAAGGAAGGGCAATTGCTCGCGGAACTCGATACGCCTGAAATCGATCAGGAACTCGCGCAGGCCGTTGCGCAGCGCGACCAGATCCAGTCGAGCCTCGGGCTTGCGAAAAGCTCGTTCGAGCGCTGGCAGCAATTGCGTCAGCGCGATGCCGTCTCGCAGCAGGAACTCGACGAACGGCAAAGCACGTATTCGCAGGACGTCGCCAATCTCGCCGCCGCCGAAGCCAACGTGAAGCGGCTGCGTCAACTGGAAAGCTTCAAGCGCATCGTCGCGCCATTTGCGGGCGTGGTGACGCAGCGCAATGTGGACGTGGGCGATCTGATCGATGCAGGCAGCGGCACGAGCCGCGCGCTGTTTGCACTCGCGCAGTCGGATCCGCTGCGCGTCTACGTGCAATTGCCGCAGGCCTACGCGCAGAACATCAAGGTCGGCGAAGACGTGGTCGTCACGCAGGCTGAGTTGCCGGGGCAGCAGTTCAACGGGCGCATCACGAATATTTCCGGCGCGATCGACGTGCCCACGCGTTCGTTGCAGGTCGAAGTGACGCTGCACAACCCGGACGGCAAGCTGCGGCCGGGCGCTTACGTGCAGGTTGCATTGCCCTCGGGCGCGCGCGCGCAACTGTCGGTGCCCGGCAACGCGCTGCTGTTCCGCGCGGAAGGGCCGCGGCTTGCTGTCGTCGATAACGACGGTATCGTGCATCTGCGCAAGGTGGCGATTGCGCAAGATCTCGGGCAGACGCTCGAAATCGAAAGCGGCATCGAGCCCGGCGACCGCGTGATCATCAATCCGAGCGATTCGATCGAAGACGGCGATCACGTCGAAGTGACGCATCCTCAGGCTCCGTCCCAGCCGAAAGGCAAGGCGTCGTCGTGAATACGCTGCTGAATGCCGCCCGAACCGGCACACTCGCTCTCGCGGCAACACTGTGCGCGTGCACGGTCGGCCCCGACTACAAGCAGCCGCTGACGGACGCACCGCCCGCGTGGCATACGGATTCGTACTGGCGTCTCGCGCAGCCATCGCATGCGCCGCTTGCGCCGGACTGGTGGAAGACCTTCGGCGACGCGACGCTCGATCATCTCGAATCGCAGGCGCTCGCGCAAAACCAGACGCTCGTCGCGGCCAGCGCGCACTACGCGCAGGCGCGCGCCACGCTCGCGAATACGCGCGCGCAGCTGATTCCCGAAATCGATCTGTCGGCATCGGCGGCGCGCGAGCGAGTGTCGAAAAACCGGCCCGTGACGAACTACTCGGTGCCGAACCAGTCGACCGTGCAGAACAATCTGCAGATCGGTCCGACGATCAACTACGACGTCGATCTGTTCGGCCGTATCCGGCGTGACGTGGAGGGCGCGCAGGCGTCGGCGGAACAGTCTCGCGACGATCTCGCGAACGCGCGGCTCGTGCTGAGCACCGATCTCGCTACCGACTATTTCTCGTTGCGCGAACTCGACGCCGAAATCGACGTGCTAGACCGCTCGGTGCAACTGCAACAGAAAGCGCTCGACTACGTGACGACGGAACACGATCTCGGCTCCGTGTCCGGCCTCGACGTGTTGCAGCAGAAGTCGCTGCTCGATCAGACGCGCGTGCAGGCGCAACTGCTCGTCACGCAGCGCGAACAGTTCGAGCATGCGATCGCGGCGCTCGTCGCGGTGCCCGCTCCGCAGTTTTCGATCGAACCGAAAGTGGCCGGGTATCCCGTGCCTGCCATACCGCTCGGCCTGCCGAGCGATCTGCTGCAGCGCAGGCCCGATATCGCATCGGCGGAGCGCGCGATGGCGGCGGCGAATGCGCAGATCGGCGTTGCCAAGGCCGCGTTTTTTCCCAGCCTGACCTTGACGCCGGGCATCGGCTGGCAAAGCACGGAATTCGCGAATCTGCTGAGCGCGCCGAGCCTGATGTGGTCGCTCGGCGCCGCGCTGAGTCAGGTCGTGTTCGACGGCGGCCGCCGCGCCGCGAATGTCGACTTCGCCAACGAGGGCTATCAGGCCGCGCAGGCGAATTATCGGCAAGCGGTTTTAACGGCGTTCCAGCAGGTGCAGGACGGCATCACCGGGCTCTCCGTACTCGATCGCGCGGCGTCGCAGTCGCACGATGCCGTCGCCGATGCGCAGCGGCTGCTGTCGCTTGCCAACGACCGCTATTCGGGCGGACTCGTCGCGTATCTGGACGTGATCACCGCGCAGCAATCGCTGCTGACGAGCGAGCGCCAGGATGTGCAGATACACGGCCAGCAGATGACGACATCCGTCGCGCTCGTGAAGGCGCTGGGCGGCGGTTGGGATGTGCAGGGAGCGGATACGCAACATGACGCCGCTAAGGACGCATCGGACGATCCATCGGCCCCGCACGCGCCGGACTGAAAACAGACTGTAACCAGACGAAAGAGGACGGGCTGAACACGTTTGAAAAGCCTACTTATAATGAGGAAGACCATAGAAAGGAGCGCCCATGAAGCTGCTCATCGTGGAGGATGAATTCAAGGTCGTCGACTATCTGCGCCGTGGCCTGACGGAGCAGGGCTGGGTCGTCGACGTCGCGCTCGACGGCGAAGAGGGCCTGCATCTCGCGTCCGAGTTCGACTACGACATCATCGTGCTCGATGTGATGCTGCCCAAGCGCGACGGCCTCAGCGTGCTCAAGGCGCTGCGCATGCGCAAGTCCACGCCCGTCATCATGCTCACCGCGCGCGATCACGTGAACGACCGCGTGCGCGGTTTGCGCGAAGGCGCCGACGATTACCTGACCAAGCCGTTTTCGTTCCTCGAACTGGTGGAGCGTCTGCACGCGCTCGCGAGGCGCACGCGCGTGCAGGAGTCGACGCTGATCTGCGTCGGCGATCTATATGTCGATCTGATCGGACGGCGCGCGACGCGTAGCGGCGTGCGCCTCGATCTGACTGCGAAAGAGTTCCAGTTGCTGAGCGTGCTTGCGCGGCGGCAGGGCGACATCCTGTCGAAAGCGATGATCACGGAACTGGTGTGGGATGTGAACTTCGACAGCCATACGAACGTCGTGGAGACGGCGATCAAGCGGCTGCGCGCGAAGCTCGACGGGCCGTTTTCCACCAAGCTGCTGCACACGATGCGCGGCATGGGCTACGTGCTCGAAGTCAGAGAGGAAGCGGAGGCATCATGATTCGCTCGACCCGTTCCATCGCACGGCGCCTTGCGTTGCTGTTTGCGCTCGTCGCACTGTCTGTGTTTACGCTGGTGGACACGGGGCTGTTCCTCGTGTTGCGCTCGCAACTCGAACAGCGCCTGCGCGATTCGCTCGATAGCCGCACGGAAGTGGCGCGCATCATCGTGCATCACGCGATCAATCGCGACAAGTGGCGCATCGCGCAAGAAAAGCTCGGCGACATGACGCCGCGCGACGGCACGAGTCTTTATTCGATTTCAAGCGCGAATCCGCTTTTCAATTACGGACACACGGTGACGGGCACGATCGTGCAGCAGTGGCGCGGCGACTATGCACGTGTCGCGGACAACGGCACCGGTCACGATCTGCTGACGCGCACGCTGACGATCCCGCCGAACGGCGAGCGTCCGCAGGTGCAGTTGCAGGTCGCGACCAGCTACGCGCCGACCGAGCAGGCATTGCGCGAGTTCGGCCTTGCGCTGGCCGCGCTGTCGGCGCTCGGCGCGTTCGGCGCGTCGCTGCTCAGCTACTGGGTCACGCGCATCGGTCTTGCGCCGTTGCGCCGACTGACGGTCGATGCTTCCGAGGTGAGCGCCGATAATCGCTCTCAGCGCTTGCGAACGACGGAGCTGCCGTTCGAACTGAACGATCTCGCGCATTCGTTCAACGGCGCGCTCGAGCGGCTCGATCAGGCGTACGTGCGCCTCGAATCGTTCAATGCCGATGTCGCGCACGAATTGCGCACGCCCGTGACGATTCTGATCGGGCAGACGCAGGTGGCGTTGACGCGCAACCGTTCGGTCGACGATCTGCGCCGCACGCTGCAATCGAACCTGGAAGAGTTCGAGCGCATGCGCGGCATCATCAACGACATGCTGTTCCTCGCGCGCGCGGATCAGGGCGAGCGCGCGACGGAACTCGTCGAAGTGTCGCTCGCGACGGAAGTGGCGCGCACCGTCGAGTTCCTCGAAATGCCGATGGAAGAGGCGCAGGTGCAGGCCGAATTGCACGGCGATGCCGCGGCGCGCGTCAACCGCTCGCTGTTCGGCCGCGCGTGCGCGAACCTGCTGATCAACGCGATTCACCATTGCACGCCCGGCGCGACGATCAAGGTGACGATTTCGCGCGAGGCGGGGCGCGTGTGGGTCGCCGTCGCGAATCCTGGCGCGCCGATCGTGGACGAGGTGCTCGAGCACGTGTTCGACCGCTTCTATCGGGCGGAACTGTCGCGCACGAACAGCCGCGAGAATCACGGGCTCGGGCTCGCGATCGTCAAGGCGGTCGCCGACATGCACGGCGGCGTGGTGTTCGCGCGCAGCCTCGGCGGCGTGAACACGTTCGGGTTTTCGATAAGAAGCGCTGACACGGTACGCCCGGCGAAAGCCGAGCCGTCGTCCGCGAAGGAGCCACCATTGGCATCGCGGCCCATTGCGCCAGCGCCGCTGAAATAGCGTCGAGCCTGTGCCGCACGGGCGCCGTACGTCGGCGAACTGTCGAAACAGGTAAATTGATCCAATCCTTGCCCTCTGTTCATCGGAATGACGGTCAATTTGACCGGGTACGCTGATGTTGTCGCGATAGGCGCGAACCCGGCAAGGAGGCTCAGGTGGATCTGATCGAAATGGCGAAGAAGTCCGGCATGCAGGTGTTGCTCGATGCGCAGATCGGCAGCCAGATGTATCACAGTGTCAGCGGGCCGCTCTCTTCGCTGCAGCGTTTCGCCGACGAAGTCGGTAAGGCGCTCGCCGCTGAAGCCGCTGCACAGGTCGCGGATTTGACCGCAGAAACCTGAGCCGATCACGCGCGCTGCATCGACGCAGCGTTCGGGCCCGTTATCTGCTTCACGAAGACCGCGAGGGGCTGGCG includes:
- a CDS encoding CDP-alcohol phosphatidyltransferase family protein, which translates into the protein MKRFSMIREFHLADWFTLGNAICGTGALFSMMSYLDSAQVMHVYFASALVFAALVFDVLDGRIARWRQKASLLGKELDSLADVISFGVAPAIIGYGCGMRGLYDRVLLAYFVACGVSRLARYNVTTETMSGGTGKVTHFEGTPIPTSFAIVLLLAIAAWQGALGPQLWFGEWRIAGYVLHPLTLVYGLSGSLMISRIRIPKP
- a CDS encoding heavy metal sensor histidine kinase, whose protein sequence is MIRSTRSIARRLALLFALVALSVFTLVDTGLFLVLRSQLEQRLRDSLDSRTEVARIIVHHAINRDKWRIAQEKLGDMTPRDGTSLYSISSANPLFNYGHTVTGTIVQQWRGDYARVADNGTGHDLLTRTLTIPPNGERPQVQLQVATSYAPTEQALREFGLALAALSALGAFGASLLSYWVTRIGLAPLRRLTVDASEVSADNRSQRLRTTELPFELNDLAHSFNGALERLDQAYVRLESFNADVAHELRTPVTILIGQTQVALTRNRSVDDLRRTLQSNLEEFERMRGIINDMLFLARADQGERATELVEVSLATEVARTVEFLEMPMEEAQVQAELHGDAAARVNRSLFGRACANLLINAIHHCTPGATIKVTISREAGRVWVAVANPGAPIVDEVLEHVFDRFYRAELSRTNSRENHGLGLAIVKAVADMHGGVVFARSLGGVNTFGFSIRSADTVRPAKAEPSSAKEPPLASRPIAPAPLK
- a CDS encoding efflux RND transporter periplasmic adaptor subunit gives rise to the protein MTEKTHSSLAIPARETQDGHALPPRHREWRRAKIAIVIVLLLLAAGALRTVVANIMQGRSISQMTQQNAKQYVDVVTPAQADGTSGVTVLPGTLRGYVESPIYARATGYLLHWYADIGARVKEGQLLAELDTPEIDQELAQAVAQRDQIQSSLGLAKSSFERWQQLRQRDAVSQQELDERQSTYSQDVANLAAAEANVKRLRQLESFKRIVAPFAGVVTQRNVDVGDLIDAGSGTSRALFALAQSDPLRVYVQLPQAYAQNIKVGEDVVVTQAELPGQQFNGRITNISGAIDVPTRSLQVEVTLHNPDGKLRPGAYVQVALPSGARAQLSVPGNALLFRAEGPRLAVVDNDGIVHLRKVAIAQDLGQTLEIESGIEPGDRVIINPSDSIEDGDHVEVTHPQAPSQPKGKASS
- a CDS encoding heavy metal response regulator transcription factor: MKLLIVEDEFKVVDYLRRGLTEQGWVVDVALDGEEGLHLASEFDYDIIVLDVMLPKRDGLSVLKALRMRKSTPVIMLTARDHVNDRVRGLREGADDYLTKPFSFLELVERLHALARRTRVQESTLICVGDLYVDLIGRRATRSGVRLDLTAKEFQLLSVLARRQGDILSKAMITELVWDVNFDSHTNVVETAIKRLRAKLDGPFSTKLLHTMRGMGYVLEVREEAEAS
- a CDS encoding efflux transporter outer membrane subunit, with the protein product MNTLLNAARTGTLALAATLCACTVGPDYKQPLTDAPPAWHTDSYWRLAQPSHAPLAPDWWKTFGDATLDHLESQALAQNQTLVAASAHYAQARATLANTRAQLIPEIDLSASAARERVSKNRPVTNYSVPNQSTVQNNLQIGPTINYDVDLFGRIRRDVEGAQASAEQSRDDLANARLVLSTDLATDYFSLRELDAEIDVLDRSVQLQQKALDYVTTEHDLGSVSGLDVLQQKSLLDQTRVQAQLLVTQREQFEHAIAALVAVPAPQFSIEPKVAGYPVPAIPLGLPSDLLQRRPDIASAERAMAAANAQIGVAKAAFFPSLTLTPGIGWQSTEFANLLSAPSLMWSLGAALSQVVFDGGRRAANVDFANEGYQAAQANYRQAVLTAFQQVQDGITGLSVLDRAASQSHDAVADAQRLLSLANDRYSGGLVAYLDVITAQQSLLTSERQDVQIHGQQMTTSVALVKALGGGWDVQGADTQHDAAKDASDDPSAPHAPD